GATGTCGGGATGACTATCTATTGATACAGAATAAACAATTATAGATAGAAGAGATACATTtcgggctcctccgtgctttggagggcacgtgaaactaaaaaaaggtttaataataaaaggtttatttctccacttaaaacacaaaacaaaaaatttctTAGTTCGCTAATACAATGTAATACAATACAAGTGTATTTTAAGGGAGCTGGTGCTTGTAAAGGATTTCCCTTGTAAAAATACTACTcccattattattactactaGTCACatagaattaataataatactacttatagaaggGACAGTCCCCGACCCGCGCCAATAAGCtcgagcttggagcgagcttcattatatacttaatattaaaccTCACTCccaaggcatagaataaggaataatactatacgtatagaacggcaactctccgctcccaacCAGCGGCTTAGCTAGATTTATCTCCCCCCCTCGGTCTTGGGCCTCGGcgcagacgtcacacacgcaaatacgcgtgtacgataacgtcaatatgtagtgacCAGAAGTGAGTGTGTAGACgaggttttttttctatgaagtgtccggtgtggtTTAAAACtatctacttatatttaatttctttaagCACCCCTTGAAGGATTATATGTGTAAATTTGTAAATGTAGGCCAAAGTTACACGGTTAATTAACCTGCAGTTGTAATTGTTTTTTCATTAAATGCTATATTCCCGGTATTTACCGGGTTGGCGCTCTACGATTACGTCGTAAATGCCATAGGTGACATTTCGCATCTCAAATGCAACTAGTTTCTGCTTCAAGTTTTGTGTGAATCCAgatcataaataatataagctcaATATATCACAATTGGGTTAGTTagaaatacatccatcgcaagatgaattaagcacccacacatcaccgagctttctgttagaccaacgtgataggtgagccgtattgtcATCTACAGggtttatttttgtcttttatttacttaagagcttttttgtgatatgtcctccgggaatcgaacccaggacctccggatcgtgaacccaacgctcaaccactggaccacggaggtcgtaacgaatactaagggggatgattcagactatgactaCGAtagtatcaaatggaattttccgtcgcaaaattcatgacttttgcgacagaaaattgatattacctcagaataataacctgaatcatccgtctcagtattcgtcacgacgtcacttacaccccgtacaagtacatataggtagccatccaagtaggtatgggtgtcagtgacaccgtaacgaatgggggggatgattcaaaccatgattctgagttgatatcgacggataattccacttgatatctacttagcatccccctcagtattcgttacgatgtcactaacaccctgtttagtGATCGAACCaattatgttagtgaaaacaacacttaaatgaataaatcattggtgcaagtccggtatcgctgtggtgtccctttataaacacaaataaacttttctttctttcttgtctTTCTTtatcggggttcgaaccggcgctcgcCGTTTAAGAAGCAacccggtgtaccacaggaccacagtgactataagTTCCGTAACTGTCTGAAAGTACTAGAGTTTAGTGTACTTACAGATTAAATGAGGCAGAAGAGAAAGCACTACGCGAGAATATCAGAATTTAACATAAGTATTTAAacaaagagatgcataattgtATTAGCCCGAACAAGGAGATTTCAAAATGTCAAGGTATTGAAGTCTAAATATGGATACAATGCATGACATAGTGCCAGGATACTAGCATATCACCCTACAGGAAATccacaataatattaatattgcgGTCAAACGCAAACATAATTTCCGAAATGCCGTCTTGTGAGTTTACTTAGATAAATTGTTGCTCTTCCTCAAATCGGATCTACGTAAGCTTCGATAAGAATAATATacgcatacatacattaactcacgcctatttcccaccggggtaaccagagactatgggattctatttgcttcgatcctgacacacttctcttgcttcctccacgttcatcaggcgtttcatacacgcacgccgttaGGAATAGACGCCGTTATaggcaaattcaaaaatatctttattcagttggtaacatagttacactttgaatcgtcaaatttTACATACTAAAtgtgtcatccgcctaaaactactgcagcttctcacaacctgtatagccggggaaaagaagctgcaagaaaaacctcggcacagggccctagacgttctttaaaaaaataaataaacataaaatattgttatacagttgagtaatttagctgcctaatatcagttttcaGATAGTtcatcccatgcattcatgtcttctaaataatcactaactttataataaccttttttgtaaagttactgtttaactactgtcttaaaacagttgaaagtcCCAGTGCTGGGCCCAGGAATCCCGTCAAACAACCCGAGGGATTACGGAGTATAATCCACCACGTTATTCCTCTGCCAGTTGGTTGAGGCATTCGGTTTAGaagtccgggaccaacggcttaacgtggcttatGGTACAACCAGTCGTACCAAGCAGTTGTACCACGGGTCACACAAGCTTCTAAAGCACAATATCCTCTATAGTCAAGTCACGTCTGGTGAAAAGCAATTTATGTCAAGCACGTGATAACATGCGTAATAAGATGTATGAGAGTCAATGCAGGCAATTTTAAACTCTTCCACACATGCCAATATATGCGATAGTAAATCTGTCTCTCCTGTTCAAGCCTAAACCGTTGTACCGATTTATATGAAAATTGGCTTATAAGATGGAACCCAGAGACGACGTAATggtatagaataataataatactaggtaAGTACAAATAGAACAGTAAATctccccccgcaccaatttgtatcaggCGCCGGATATAGACCCAGAGGGGAGGGTCTATATCAGTGTTGCCAGATAATTTCGTTAATagaatcaattttaatttatacgccgataaatacagcactacttataatgacaagtcaagataaaaggtgttgttgttagcggtgtgacaaacaagaaaaaaaatcctgtttgtcatacaggtgtgaccacgagtccggagtgattttaataagtaatttatatttaaaagaaaagcgtGAGAATGCTGCCAGTTTGAGCCAGAAATGATCCGGGGTAGGCTATTCGAATAAAGACGAAGCTTGTTGCTGATTTCGGTTTGTACGTATTTTGACGAAACTTTTGTTGATTTATGGATTATTCTTGTTTTAGTTTCTTTtcgacgaagcctgtggtggatttaatgctgttttaaaagaaaacaaaatattcgattgaaaataagttttattacaATCTTACAAACATTATAGATGAACAGACcgacattattatatttacagtCAAACTGTACAtttttacaagttttacacacttTTAACAATACAAGATTCTTTTTTAACTCAAAAATGTTTTAGAACGGAGAAAGGAGATTCGTGGCTCTGTCTACCCTTATAGGATTAGTGGAGAGAGGTGAAGTACGCATAATTATTGTTACTTTATATTGTAGTATTGCTCTTGAAGGCAGTAAAAACGCTTCTCATAAaacatcataatatatataacatcGATGGAAGTCAATGTAAACAGTTACCAATATGGTTATACTTATCATAATACAAGCGATAGGGAAGTGCAATTATCTCTTACCCCATAAGGGATGACACGTGAAGATATGAATGAATAGGTAATACAATCAGAATATTCGATATTTTACCGAAACACATGGTTTTGAGTGAGTTtatgacaatattttttttttcggcgTATTAGAAAATGCCGTTACATACAACTTTAGACCACGTTTAGAGTACCATTAATTGCGTCATTCATTATGctactgaaaaataaaataaaaatgccttAAAACTaaacagtaaaaataaaatatacttctcatcaaaaaaaccGAAACACGAacttttgttcaacaaaacacgcttttaattgaaataaaaaaacgaattttgaacatttgtaaaaaacaaaattaaatttattttctattcgtAATACTtggattaattatttttttcgatattttttacGATACGTAAACATGTGTGTTTGGATATTTTTGATGAGATCCTTCCAGTTGTGTTATAGTAATGCACAATTTTGAGGTGATTATGATTTGTTTTTTCTATATATAATCATCGTTTTTGATTTTTAAAAGTTAATCGTTATACGAAGAACTAAATTAAACGTGTAAATTCAATGCGTTGACATAATTTTTTCTTCGTAATAATGAAGGCCCAAATGTCATACCGCATTAGAATAGACTTAAAAATTCTAAATAATTTTGTTAGGAGTcagtttgtaaaatatttattatgtgtTGATCGAAGTTAAGTTTAGTTTTACAGTTATAAAACTAGAGCTGTCTTCCTTGCCCTAAGAAAAAGTAGCCTatatatatcccactgctgtgcGTTTTCGCACTACATCAGATTCGAGTCCGTGAAATGACGGATCTGAAGTGGTCATAGAACTATTTGTACGGTAGCTTATGCGTTTCATCCGATACCCGTCATGCGATATCTCTTAAGTAATTTCTACTGTCCATTATTCTCGTAATCTGATCGAATTCGGGTCGGATGTAGTGCAAAAACGCCATAAAGCTCCTATCTATCAGAGCGGAGCGAAGCAGCGGAACGCAGAAACGGAGAAACATTAACTAATACTCCCTGTATTAGTTGCAAACTAGTTAATAATCCCATTGGTTAGTACTCTCCGTGACCTCCgcggtccaatggttgagcgttgggctcacgatccggagatcccaggttcaaaaatcactttgtgatccctagtttggttaggacattataggttgatcacctaattgtcaaaaagtaagatgatccgtgcttcggaaggcacgttaagcctttggtcccggttactacttactgatgtaagtaagtactcgttacattttgacctttggcggctcaataataaccctgacactagggttgatgaggttggtaattcacctcacaacctacacgatagaagtacTCTCCGTTTCTCCGCTCCGTCGCCGCCCCGTTCCGGTGGACAGGTAGCCTAAGTGATAGCACTACTTTTAGAACtatcaaagtaaaataaaatcgcCGAATTCAACATCTTCAGTGAGCTTAAACTAATCTAACAGGTACATTTAGGTGAGGCACCGTGTGATGTTCGTTTGATCCAGGGTtaccatacaaaataaatagcaCAAAttcagtacttacttaaaacttaaatattACATATAGCTTGCATATTAATACGAAAATATGACATACGTAAAACATCCCATTCGTATCTACGTAAATTAGTAAAAATCCTAAAAACCTTTAACTTAAAATTTGACTACAAGTATTCGAAAGTTGCATAATATATCTCAACTAATATCAGAGGGGTTACAAATGTAATCAGGTATTTACTTTGAAAATAACTTGATAATAGGAGACAATCATTCTAAAAGTAAACTTTAATACCAGGGACTGCGtacaattggatagtttcctaggtcaaagataaattatgacattcagattactaaataaatacagatctaaaaatgacaaaaaagttttcttttttcaatttaacttgtttatgaattttattaaaaaaaaaaaccgtaatattaagtgcgacattttgtctcgtttttctatgacatcacatgtggctttttcatacaaattcaatagtaattttgtgttttgacgttcagtaaaagtaactgatttgactagttggaaactatcgtGTTTTACCGGTATGAAtgagtatatttttttctatataatgactttttgtaatataacattttagtaCAGTAAGATGTGTACTGAAATTTTACTTCGTatctagatttttttaaaataactgtAGAAAGGGGAAATTACAGTACAGTACTTCCGGAATAGTATTTCTTTAcccatatttattattagtactGTATAACTATTCTATACTTCTGTCCAGTCCCTAGTTCATATCTGAAACATGTGGATATGACCATCCCTAAAAAAACTGCAAAGGAACCTACcattctttcttatttttttctatataatgattttcacaaaaatattttgctatTAAAATTAAACTCTGTCGTATCTTATGGATATAAGGAACCATTTTAAATGGCATGAATTAGGTAATCTCGGCAAAATCTCTCGAGTATCTTAAGCaatatacaaacaaatatattcTACACCAGACATTGATCAATAAGTTATATCTTATCACGTTGGTTCATTAACTTTAGGACTAACACGAATTTTAACGAATATtcaggatttaaaaaaaacaatcattcaTAATAACTGTTCGGGTACTTGATTATGAACTAAATGCAAATCGAATAGAGCGATTTACGGGGCGACCCACATAGACGAATCGGCTTATTCGGctcaataatatttaataaacatgAATCGACTACTACCTATGTCCAGACCAAACCAAATGTATATCTATCTTTATTAATCTATAAAATGTCTCGGCTGAGCCGAATATGCCAAGCCGAAGATATGTGTACCCCTAAGTTTTCATTACTTGCATTATAATGGCATTTTATATGCTATCTTGTTAAagccattatattatatagcaATAATATAATTGTTCAGATTCATTAGTTAGTACTATGGACGTGGATTGTTAATTTACTTAGTTTATTTAAGTAACTAAATTGAAAGCTAACTACGTACTTTAAAATctataatgacagatagaatTTTTCATTCGACTAACTTCACGCCAACGTCAGCAATTATTGGTATACAATTTTAGCAGTGTGAAGTTAGTCACTGTCTTTTCAAGTgtcaaatttatattttaacaattgaCTAACTTCACACCAAAGTCACCAACACAATTACTATACAATTTTAACAGTGTGAAGTTAGTCACTACCTTTTCAAGATAAATGTTAAGAGTTACACCATTAGCCTTCTTATTATTGCTTATTGCTTTAAACGTCATGTAAAAGGATCAATCATCTTACAGGTGTATACCTGTCACTTTAAAACATTGAATAAATATggaattaagtatttaattccATATATATTCAATGTTTTAAAGTGAGTGATATTTAAATACAACTATCACATAATTCCAAATTAGTGGCGTAACTGCTAATATCAAGTAGTAGAACTGACAAAACTGAAAGCCTCCGTCTGAACTTGTTGTAGCACATAAAATGTTTAAGTCCAGATTATTTAACAAATGTCTTTAATATTgtttgaaatattatattttaaaagtgaAGAGAACTAGTAGAAAAGCTTGCCAGTCTTACTTTTACTTTGCCGGCAATCTTATACCGATACTAATTGTTACACCACTGTTTAAAAACGCTCAGATATGAATCAAACGCGATGGTAATACACTGGGTATTGAGTATTTACTATTTGGGTTTGGTCGGACAGGGCGGCGCGGGCCGATGCGGGCGCGGCGTCGGCGCCTCATACACTTCGTCATACAAACTCGAGTACTGCCCCTGGTTCCCGTACAGGTGGCCCGCCTGATTAGACTCCCCTATCTCACTGTACAAATTGCTCGCCGTGTCATTCACCTCGTCGTACGCCGACCGCGACGTCGAACCGAAACTACTTGCGTAAAAATACTGACTATCCACATTCTGATACTTTATCGCCGAATAATTCTTAGAATTCTCCAACGAATCGCTAAAGTTCCTCAACTTCTCCGCCTCCTCCTCGTATTTGGGCACGTAAATGTTCTTCTCGTAGTGGTTCATGTTGCGAGCGCCAGTCGGCACCGATGATTTAGTGTAATAATCCTTAGTTTCTAATATGAACTGTTGCTGCGCGGGATTCATATCGAAGTTATTATAGATTGGAATGTCTTTATACCTAGATTCATTTACGTTTGACGTCGTAGGACCGTCGTTGAATGAGCTATTGGCATAAATGTTATCACTATTTGTGTTTTTGGATCTGAGATTCAGTGATTCGGAAATTCTGTCGTCTAAAGACATTTGCGCTAAGGAGTTAGCTAAGGTGGGTTCATTGACATTTCTTTCCATTGAGAGAGCGTTAGTATTCGCGTACGTGGTATTTGGAATAGTTCCGTAGGGGTTACTAGTAATAGAGTTATTTCTACTTACGCCTGTCATGTTGTTGTATACTTGAGTGTTGTCGGTGTTCGAGCTAGTGGACGCGGCGTACCTATTCGAGTATATTTGAGATTCTTTGTTCATTTGTGTTGGTTCTGTTACATGTAGATCGTAGTTGGGTCTAGGGCTGGCTGTCTGTCTGTCGACGGGCCAGAACTGGGAAGTGTCGAAGGGGTCCTGTGATAGGGCCAACCCGTTTGTACTAGACAGTAGATTGTCTAAAGATTTAGCACCGTAGAGACTGGTTGTCGCTTGTTGCTGGGAGGAAGGGAACGTCGGGAGGCTCTCTATGCTTTGCTGCCCCCAATCTTGGTCCATTCCTGAAATACAATGAACTTGATGAGTCGGGGTAAATGAACCTGATAAATAGTAATTTTCGATTAGAAGAAAaatactaagtaaataatagtattGTTCCGATTTTTACACTATTTACGCACAAGCAATTTAGTAAAATGAACACAGCGACATACATAAATTAACTAAAATGTTTTTATCAACTACCACGACTTTTTAtggtattatatttttattcttttgtttcgtCTGTCAGTTTGGCGTCCTCGCATAATAAACATATCTTTCATTCTTTACTCATTATTTCATGACCATATTAAACAGCCTAACGACTAGGCACAGGCTTTCCCCAATTTAttttgagcatactccaccacactgctcacCACGCTTATTACAGAAACTACAATAGATACCTAACTATTAAAATTTGGGAACTAAATGGGACATAGCCTAGCTGTGCGACAACTACGATATCTTAGCTTAACTCACCAACTTCAGGCACATCAATGGGTTCATCGAGTATGGATATGTTCATGTTAGCTGCACTCATCGTTTGAGGCCGCGTGCTCGGCGGGAGATCCAAGTCTATCAGCAAATCTTCTTTCACTGTAATCAAGACATTGTAAAACTTTTAAACCTTTGCATATTCacaaatagaatataaataaaaacgttcATCACAATTCAATTCGTTTaacataagtttttttatttactaatttagATTTCAACATGGAAAGTAACAAAATCGTGTgtcccatacattttatgcctgtcgattacccgtcctttctttttcagcagataagaaaatgacagacataacttaaaatagaattagatggggtaagtaagtatacaggaatcagcacaaCTGTCCAGGTGAAATTCGTAATAAACTGTCATAAAATGTGGAGtatatcccgtctgaaggatgagttatgAAAAAGCATctgttggaaaaaggcagttttgattgaaaataagattttctaagttttcttcttttcgatctttagggaataaatgtaacactatgattttgcagttaaccGCTGCACAAAGGgtaatagtgtaaaaatataaccaaaacaatatgatgtggccattttaaccctcctgatgggagaaatgggCAGTTTTCACTGTCATTAGAACCCCCTGCAATTAAAGCGACAAGGTTGTAAATATGATTGTCCGCACCTTGGTTGAGACTCCTGGCGTGTGCGTCGCGCGCCATGCGGCCGTGCAGTGCGCGGGCGCGGTCGTTGACCAGCTTATTGTAGTTGAAGTGCTTGGAGCCCGAGTTGCCGGCGCGCGTGCTGCCCGGCTGCGTCGACTCGATGGTGCGGCGCTTGCGCAGGACCACGTCGTCCGCCGAGCCATTGGTATACCCAGTTAAGGGAGACTGTTGCTGTGGCGACGCTGGAAccaagaacataacataagctcacgactttccCAGAGGTAGATCATGGAATTAAGTACTGAGGTATGGACCTCACAAATCTTTCTGAAAAAATGGTTATTGATTTGGGCAATACTTTATACACTGCATACATAAAATGTCGTCTGTGATCACAAATGGGTTGGACAAAGCCACAAGTGGTCATGAAATAATTTGCAGCCATTTTATATGACGTATGGTAATtgctgagaattattgaggacagaagaggcaagatgattggacacctaataagacacgacgaatttattaaaaacatcatagaaggaaagctagaaggaatgagaggaaggggaagaccaagaagagcttacatggaacagattaaagaaaaggttaacgttgtgtcttatagggaagtcaaggaattggcctttgat
The nucleotide sequence above comes from Pectinophora gossypiella chromosome 6, ilPecGoss1.1, whole genome shotgun sequence. Encoded proteins:
- the LOC126367756 gene encoding activated Cdc42 kinase Ack, which produces MDSGTDWLCEILQNVQLEQFYLPIRDQLQITRLAHFDYVHAEDLERIGISKPGIRRLMDAVRKKKLQLWNRKFWNKLFGSSSSVSKDKTDISVKPVPQTDTRTTCIILEKDLVLHNELGNGSFGVVRRGEWKTESQTVPVAVKVLKADAFSQPGIYDDFRREVEAMHSLKHLNLIKLHGVVFHPLMMVCELAPMGALLDYIRGQNGKISLHYISKWSSQVAAGMGHLEKHRFLHRDLACRNILLTTLELVKIGDFGLMRALPEADDCYVMSERRRVPFPWCAPESLRERQFSHASDVWMFAVALWEMYSFGEEPWIGLNGSEILRLIMREGQRLASPAACPPDVYMLMMQCWDLNPRERPSFAGIQRYMDTNKIETAIASLSYRKQGQMTIEAGDAIVLIDKRPELHWWKGQNQRSLEVGLFPSTLVTTAKNKNVQVVKKAQTLSPVRKPSPQQQSPLTGYTNGSADDVVLRKRRTIESTQPGSTRAGNSGSKHFNYNKLVNDRARALHGRMARDAHARSLNQVKEDLLIDLDLPPSTRPQTMSAANMNISILDEPIDVPEVGMDQDWGQQSIESLPTFPSSQQQATTSLYGAKSLDNLLSSTNGLALSQDPFDTSQFWPVDRQTASPRPNYDLHVTEPTQMNKESQIYSNRYAASTSSNTDNTQVYNNMTGVSRNNSITSNPYGTIPNTTYANTNALSMERNVNEPTLANSLAQMSLDDRISESLNLRSKNTNSDNIYANSSFNDGPTTSNVNESRYKDIPIYNNFDMNPAQQQFILETKDYYTKSSVPTGARNMNHYEKNIYVPKYEEEAEKLRNFSDSLENSKNYSAIKYQNVDSQYFYASSFGSTSRSAYDEVNDTASNLYSEIGESNQAGHLYGNQGQYSSLYDEVYEAPTPRPHRPAPPCPTKPK